The following proteins come from a genomic window of Corallococcus sp. NCRR:
- a CDS encoding TIGR02587 family membrane protein, which produces MPDSLREYGRGIAGGLLFSLPLLYTMEVWWAGFTSHPASVLGYLVATYVLLLGYNRYGGFRRDVCWFDVFTDSLEELGLGLLVSTAVLVLIGRIGQGTSLQEAVGMVVVEAGTVAIGVSVGTAQLGGQHREEDEEEDKKRLESADHVPGQLVISFCGAVLFAANVAPTEEIVMIAVETQPGCLLGLAVLSLLLGGLILFQSDFTRAHRFTRRRLRRDVFAGMFVTYAIALLSSALVLWFFGRFNGNGLSVCVAQVVVLGLASTLGASAGRLLIQS; this is translated from the coding sequence GTGCCGGACTCCCTGCGCGAATACGGCCGGGGCATCGCGGGAGGTCTGCTCTTCAGCCTGCCGCTGCTCTACACGATGGAGGTGTGGTGGGCGGGCTTCACGTCCCATCCGGCCAGCGTGCTGGGCTACCTGGTGGCCACCTACGTGCTGCTCCTCGGCTACAACCGCTACGGCGGCTTCCGCCGGGACGTGTGCTGGTTCGACGTCTTCACGGACTCGCTGGAGGAGCTGGGGCTGGGGCTGCTCGTGTCCACGGCCGTGCTCGTGCTCATCGGCCGCATCGGCCAGGGCACGTCGCTGCAGGAGGCGGTGGGCATGGTGGTGGTGGAGGCCGGCACCGTGGCCATCGGCGTGTCGGTGGGCACCGCGCAGCTGGGCGGCCAGCACCGCGAGGAGGACGAAGAAGAGGACAAGAAGCGGCTGGAGTCCGCGGACCACGTCCCCGGCCAGCTGGTCATCTCGTTCTGCGGCGCGGTGCTGTTCGCGGCCAACGTGGCGCCCACGGAGGAGATCGTGATGATCGCCGTGGAGACGCAGCCCGGGTGTCTGCTGGGGCTCGCCGTGCTGTCGCTGTTGCTGGGCGGGCTCATCCTCTTCCAGAGCGACTTCACCCGCGCGCACCGCTTCACGCGCCGCCGTCTGCGCCGGGACGTGTTCGCGGGCATGTTCGTCACGTACGCCATCGCGCTGCTGTCGAGCGCGCTGGTGCTGTGGTTCTTCGGCCGGTTCAACGGCAATGGCCTGAGCGTCTGCGTGGCCCAGGTGGTGGTGCTGGGGCTGGCGTCGACGCTGGGCGCTTCCGCGGGGAGACTGCTCATCCAATCATGA
- a CDS encoding Brp/Blh family beta-carotene 15,15'-dioxygenase, with translation MKARGDTLVLAGVLATGAGLVLWRRLAGELPPGVQWSVFAASMLGVGIPHGAVDHLIVQETARREGLTHSRARFLAGYALTMALYALAWRIAPLWSLGFFLFVSAWHFGDADLEGTPMSARGVLARWLVGTFVLALLLLTHAAEVTPLLDRLTHHHAPTLAVWNEAIPVAGPLLLGLGGLTLMISRWAPPLPLGDRWLAGWAAVLAVGCLLPLLVAFALYFGGWHAWRSLRAIQRYLGGASRFRVWLKALPFTALALAGLGLLVLMWRVTGRREDPLPVLFIFLAVLTLPHLRVMHGLHQRLA, from the coding sequence ATGAAGGCGCGTGGCGACACGCTGGTGCTCGCGGGAGTGCTGGCCACGGGCGCGGGGCTCGTCCTGTGGCGGAGGCTCGCGGGGGAGCTGCCCCCGGGCGTGCAGTGGAGCGTCTTCGCGGCATCGATGCTCGGGGTGGGCATTCCCCACGGCGCCGTGGATCACCTCATCGTCCAGGAGACCGCCCGCCGTGAGGGCCTGACACATTCACGCGCCCGTTTCCTGGCGGGGTACGCGCTGACCATGGCGCTGTATGCGCTCGCGTGGCGCATCGCGCCCCTGTGGAGCCTGGGCTTCTTCCTCTTCGTGTCCGCGTGGCACTTCGGAGATGCCGACCTGGAGGGCACGCCCATGTCTGCGCGCGGGGTGCTCGCGCGTTGGCTCGTGGGGACCTTCGTGCTGGCGCTCCTGCTGCTCACGCACGCGGCGGAGGTGACGCCGCTCCTGGACCGCCTCACCCATCACCACGCGCCCACGCTGGCGGTGTGGAACGAAGCCATCCCGGTGGCCGGGCCGTTGCTCCTGGGTCTGGGGGGCTTGACGCTGATGATCAGCCGGTGGGCCCCGCCCCTGCCCCTGGGTGACCGGTGGCTGGCGGGCTGGGCCGCGGTGCTCGCGGTGGGCTGCCTCCTGCCGCTGCTCGTCGCGTTCGCGCTCTACTTCGGGGGCTGGCATGCGTGGCGTTCGCTCCGGGCCATCCAGCGCTATCTCGGCGGAGCGTCCCGCTTCCGGGTCTGGCTGAAGGCACTGCCGTTCACGGCGCTGGCGCTGGCCGGGCTGGGGCTGCTCGTCCTGATGTGGCGCGTCACGGGACGGCGGGAGGATCCACTTCCCGTGCTGTTCATCTTCCTGGCGGTCCTCACGCTGCCGCACCTGCGCGTCATGCACGGGCTCCACCAGCGGCTCGCGTGA
- a CDS encoding carboxypeptidase-like regulatory domain-containing protein, whose protein sequence is MTQGPAILRRMGNGAPGGLKPWLGGGALVLIALLAFLSRNTEAPSSAKDTPVPTAASAQKPAVRATRMTTAPRPAGTARITGRVLGTSGPAAGVRVSASRVEPGVTLSERPCPSPTGQADLKSGACSFDAERMQWESVEARDGEAPVFAEAATDAEGRFVLEGLPEGPVTLWALGDTGAVSQGGVAVGSNDVTLTLEQGILFEGTVTDTDRKTPIQDARVTIVSRWHTRFFDAVTDAEGRFIVGPLPQGDYAAFATAVDRSPWFQPKLDGYTDMSTVVLARALSLTGQVLSSEGAPVPGILVHLEGDTATASTQRTTTDGEGRFRFTAPAVLHQLTAESGGAFATLDVTPPLEHVELRLQPGVFVTGTVRDDAGHPIPNARVETYREDGGPLAAEATTVTDAGGRYQLGPTRPGPHTFRILAPHHLDVEEHAQKLQQGMAPLDFTLRRAQSVEGRVVDTSGAPVEGILLSLSGNFGDGDDIDAGGARRSDATGHFVLDVKRAGTGELSVEDPSFQRQTLAVRIPSRDVVVVLDRGASVSGTVTDPQGLPLRGATVTLGTEAREDAPYEEPRQTLTDEQGRFHLQGIAPGTYLLEAVVQGDLMDASVSQSITFQAREHRDVSLRMEAGRERSGIAVDGTGQPLADVVITASSSGDAVWQYHRSEDEGPVGFRTGPDGRFTLRGLVASRYAVWADLPGYTFRPGRSQGGEPRADRGGLWVDSSEAPLQLVLERNGRLRGRVVAPGGQAVTSFQVKGADLHDSAQPAEWPDGAFDLPFGMAGPATLTVEADGFMPLERAVTLTEGVDLDLGVLTLDPGWTLRLAVHDAETGEALSQLESFRATLTQPGDSDIARAMSRPRNVPLRDGVYTLSRLPPPPFTLELRSRNTRPFELEVTARVDTLTVALDRAATVRLLARDTNGVPLPALVSLKELGAHPMPRYRDFAPGGTLVLRGVEPGEYLLDARAADPDEGPRFTPRKVLIPPRGEVTFTVEATPP, encoded by the coding sequence ATGACGCAGGGTCCCGCTATCCTGCGGCGCATGGGCAATGGCGCACCTGGGGGACTCAAGCCTTGGCTGGGCGGAGGTGCGCTGGTTCTCATCGCGCTCCTCGCCTTCCTCTCGAGGAACACCGAGGCGCCTTCGTCCGCGAAGGACACGCCCGTGCCCACGGCGGCGTCCGCGCAGAAGCCGGCGGTCCGGGCGACACGGATGACCACGGCACCGCGACCCGCGGGCACCGCGCGCATCACGGGCCGCGTGCTGGGAACCTCCGGCCCGGCCGCGGGGGTTCGTGTCTCCGCCTCCCGCGTGGAGCCGGGGGTCACGCTGTCGGAGCGCCCGTGCCCCTCCCCCACCGGCCAGGCCGACCTCAAGAGCGGCGCGTGCAGCTTCGACGCCGAGCGCATGCAGTGGGAGTCCGTGGAGGCCCGTGACGGTGAAGCCCCTGTGTTCGCGGAGGCGGCCACGGACGCGGAGGGCCGCTTCGTGCTGGAGGGATTGCCCGAGGGTCCCGTCACGCTCTGGGCCCTGGGCGACACGGGCGCGGTGTCGCAGGGGGGCGTGGCGGTGGGCTCGAACGACGTGACGCTGACGCTGGAGCAGGGCATCCTCTTCGAGGGGACCGTCACGGACACGGACCGCAAGACGCCCATCCAGGATGCGCGGGTGACGATTGTCTCCCGCTGGCACACGCGGTTCTTCGACGCGGTCACCGACGCCGAGGGCCGCTTCATCGTGGGGCCCCTCCCCCAAGGTGACTACGCCGCCTTCGCCACCGCGGTGGACCGGTCCCCGTGGTTCCAGCCGAAGCTCGACGGGTACACGGACATGTCGACCGTGGTACTCGCGCGCGCTCTCTCGCTGACGGGACAGGTCCTCTCCTCGGAGGGCGCACCGGTGCCGGGCATCCTTGTGCACCTTGAAGGTGACACCGCGACGGCATCCACCCAGCGCACCACGACTGACGGCGAGGGACGCTTCCGCTTCACCGCGCCCGCCGTCCTCCATCAGCTCACCGCGGAGTCCGGAGGCGCGTTCGCCACGCTGGATGTGACACCGCCCCTGGAGCACGTGGAGCTGCGGCTCCAACCCGGCGTGTTCGTCACGGGCACGGTGCGCGACGACGCAGGCCACCCCATCCCGAACGCACGCGTGGAGACCTACCGCGAGGACGGTGGCCCTCTCGCCGCCGAGGCGACCACCGTGACGGACGCAGGGGGCCGCTACCAGTTGGGCCCCACGCGGCCCGGGCCGCATACCTTCCGGATCCTCGCGCCCCATCACCTGGACGTGGAGGAGCATGCGCAGAAGCTCCAGCAGGGCATGGCGCCCCTGGACTTCACGCTCCGGCGCGCGCAGAGCGTGGAGGGCCGCGTCGTCGACACGTCAGGCGCTCCAGTCGAGGGCATCCTCCTGTCGCTTTCGGGCAACTTCGGCGACGGCGACGACATCGACGCAGGTGGCGCCCGGCGCTCGGATGCGACCGGGCACTTCGTCCTGGACGTGAAGCGCGCGGGGACGGGTGAGCTGTCCGTGGAGGATCCGTCCTTCCAGCGTCAAACCCTCGCGGTGCGCATCCCCTCGCGGGACGTCGTCGTGGTGCTGGACCGGGGCGCCTCCGTGTCCGGCACCGTCACCGATCCACAAGGGCTGCCGCTGCGGGGAGCCACCGTGACGCTGGGGACGGAGGCGCGGGAGGACGCGCCATACGAAGAGCCGCGTCAGACCTTGACGGACGAACAGGGGCGCTTCCATCTGCAAGGGATTGCCCCGGGCACGTACCTCCTGGAGGCCGTTGTCCAGGGAGACCTGATGGACGCCTCCGTGTCGCAATCCATCACGTTCCAGGCGCGTGAACACCGGGACGTGTCCCTGCGCATGGAAGCGGGCCGTGAGCGCTCCGGCATCGCGGTGGATGGGACGGGCCAGCCGCTCGCGGACGTGGTGATCACCGCGAGCAGCTCCGGCGATGCGGTGTGGCAATACCACCGGAGTGAAGATGAGGGTCCTGTTGGCTTCCGCACGGGCCCGGACGGACGCTTCACGTTGCGAGGACTCGTGGCCTCCCGCTACGCCGTGTGGGCCGACCTGCCGGGCTACACCTTCCGCCCTGGGCGCTCGCAGGGGGGAGAGCCCCGCGCGGATCGCGGCGGCCTCTGGGTGGACTCCAGCGAGGCGCCCCTCCAACTCGTGCTGGAGCGAAACGGGCGCCTCCGAGGCCGCGTCGTGGCACCGGGAGGCCAGGCCGTCACCTCGTTCCAGGTGAAGGGCGCGGACCTCCACGACTCCGCCCAGCCCGCCGAGTGGCCGGACGGGGCGTTCGACCTTCCCTTCGGCATGGCGGGCCCGGCGACCCTGACCGTGGAAGCAGATGGCTTCATGCCGCTGGAGCGCGCCGTGACGCTGACGGAAGGCGTGGACCTGGACCTGGGCGTGCTGACGCTCGACCCTGGCTGGACGCTGCGGCTCGCGGTCCACGACGCGGAGACCGGCGAAGCCCTGTCCCAGTTGGAGTCCTTCCGGGCGACCCTCACCCAGCCAGGGGACTCCGACATCGCCCGCGCGATGTCACGTCCCCGGAACGTCCCCCTTCGCGACGGCGTCTACACCCTGTCGCGGCTGCCGCCCCCGCCTTTCACCCTGGAGCTCCGGAGCCGGAACACGCGTCCCTTCGAACTGGAGGTGACAGCCCGCGTGGACACGCTCACCGTGGCCCTGGACCGCGCCGCGACGGTGCGGCTCCTGGCCCGGGACACGAACGGCGTGCCCCTGCCCGCGCTCGTCTCGCTGAAGGAGCTGGGCGCCCATCCCATGCCCCGCTACCGGGACTTCGCCCCGGGGGGCACCCTCGTCCTCCGAGGCGTCGAACCCGGCGAGTACCTGCTGGATGCACGCGCGGCCGACCCGGACGAAGGGCCCCGCTTCACGCCCCGGAAGGTGCTGATTCCGCCCCGGGGCGAGGTGACCTTCACCGTGGAGGCCACCCCGCCGTGA
- a CDS encoding carboxypeptidase-like regulatory domain-containing protein has translation MRRGHRVAGFTVVVIAGLLLLALFILRGQAGSSTHASQGAPKASGAFAGFRAGPTSGSSTGSPRITGVVRDAQGPVAGVRVFASRVEPEVTLSERACPPSDVTPPPRLMECWNEAFDELVDQVDKREGEAPTVAETTSAEDGTFVLDGLPDGKVTIQAFHGQRVAMVPDVTTDQQDVVLVLEEGSFFEGVVLDGPTGTEPIAGARVTVFSHEHTRFFPATSGANGRYRIGPVPPADYGILVTASGRGPDLRMNADPLEEDTFILDRPAKYAGTVVTEQGAPATGVSVLLDTPGAAPESRTALTDAQGRFSFPSFEDLPGQLFAETAAHDGLAHLRTAPREDIVLTLGPGMVLQGTVSDERGRPIPGARVMADLHDANTPSPRGQTVTDARGHYRLGPLFRLPHFVAVRAAHYVDVEPEHQELGDVQETLDFMLPSAVSVEGVVVDEAGQPLAGREVRLHPEPESDPDQDVVLDHTPTDEAGRFVLDAAEAGTVWLDVDDAAFVPQRFAVELPSRDTRLVLRRGVSVSVSVLSALGVPVRNAQVKLWKRDARGESDHGGVTNAHGHLTLQGVAPGAYVAEATVKERAVDVQASQPLEVQAGAAASATLRLEEGRTLRGVVVSPRGLPLPGVAVRAELLDADRPRYRGEPSHMGVPPDGVRTDAEGRFTLRSLSAARYVLNVRHPGHVIDTALSQGTTPGEDKTVVVRGDTEQVRLVLRRIPHVRGQVVAEAGTTLEGFEVNGTRYTKPDGRFDQPLYEATGPQRFVVRARGFATVDRTVTPDGENDVDVGTLTLTRGRTVRVRLRDAATGEPFNGRVRGDSGQWATIATGYRIHGEGVADGPPYLPATGVVPHTDGSLLLEHLPTTAFTLEVDTQLHLPTRVTVGEAEDSLTLSLDSGARVTSHIRDARGQPVAARLTFTRSDGLTLQRHPSAGDFTVRTLPPGLYTVNAWMEEGPRDTVFPARTVRIPPSGDVTLTFDALGTGATVTLRLPEDVGTAFLLPGQPPAPDSAGAFEHLSLQQHPGEEWTRTSVTFRRVPSGHYTVIAANRDKDRIHREELDVPAEGTLSRDVKPVWRPLAR, from the coding sequence ATGCGCAGGGGGCATCGGGTCGCCGGATTCACGGTCGTGGTGATTGCCGGCCTGCTCCTCCTGGCCTTGTTCATCCTGCGTGGACAGGCGGGTTCCTCGACGCACGCGTCGCAGGGAGCCCCCAAGGCTTCCGGGGCCTTCGCCGGTTTCCGCGCGGGACCCACCTCCGGCTCCTCCACGGGAAGCCCACGCATCACCGGCGTCGTGCGTGATGCGCAAGGTCCCGTCGCGGGCGTGCGCGTGTTTGCTTCGCGCGTGGAGCCGGAGGTCACGCTGTCGGAGCGCGCGTGTCCTCCTTCCGACGTCACACCTCCACCCCGGCTGATGGAGTGCTGGAACGAAGCCTTCGATGAACTGGTGGATCAGGTCGACAAGCGCGAGGGAGAAGCCCCCACCGTCGCGGAGACCACCAGCGCGGAGGACGGCACCTTCGTCCTGGACGGACTCCCCGATGGCAAGGTCACGATCCAGGCCTTCCACGGCCAGCGCGTGGCGATGGTCCCGGACGTGACAACGGACCAGCAGGACGTGGTCCTCGTGCTCGAAGAGGGGTCCTTCTTCGAAGGCGTCGTCCTGGACGGGCCAACGGGAACCGAGCCCATCGCGGGTGCCCGCGTCACCGTCTTCTCCCACGAACACACGCGCTTCTTCCCCGCGACCAGCGGCGCGAATGGGCGCTACCGCATCGGGCCCGTGCCTCCGGCCGACTACGGCATCCTCGTCACGGCCTCCGGCCGCGGCCCCGACCTGCGCATGAACGCGGATCCGCTGGAGGAGGACACCTTCATCCTCGACCGCCCCGCGAAGTACGCGGGCACGGTCGTGACGGAGCAGGGAGCGCCCGCAACCGGCGTCTCCGTCCTGCTGGACACGCCTGGCGCCGCGCCCGAGTCGCGCACGGCCCTCACGGACGCGCAGGGTCGCTTCTCCTTCCCCTCCTTCGAGGACCTGCCCGGCCAGCTCTTCGCGGAGACGGCGGCGCATGACGGTCTGGCCCACCTCAGGACAGCGCCCCGCGAGGACATCGTCCTCACGCTCGGGCCCGGCATGGTCCTCCAGGGCACCGTCAGCGATGAGCGCGGAAGGCCGATTCCCGGCGCTCGGGTCATGGCGGATCTCCACGATGCGAACACACCGTCCCCGCGCGGGCAGACCGTCACGGATGCACGCGGCCACTACCGGCTGGGCCCGCTCTTCCGGCTGCCGCATTTCGTGGCGGTTCGCGCCGCGCACTACGTCGACGTGGAGCCAGAGCACCAGGAACTCGGCGACGTCCAGGAGACGCTCGACTTCATGCTGCCGAGCGCCGTCTCCGTGGAGGGCGTCGTGGTGGATGAGGCAGGCCAACCGCTCGCGGGCCGCGAAGTCCGGCTCCATCCCGAGCCGGAGTCGGATCCCGACCAGGACGTCGTCCTGGACCACACGCCAACGGACGAAGCCGGACGCTTCGTCCTGGACGCGGCGGAGGCGGGCACCGTGTGGCTGGACGTCGACGACGCGGCCTTCGTTCCTCAGCGCTTCGCCGTGGAGCTTCCGTCACGGGACACGCGGCTGGTGCTGCGCCGGGGCGTCAGCGTCTCCGTCAGCGTCCTGAGCGCATTGGGCGTACCGGTCCGTAACGCCCAGGTGAAGCTGTGGAAGCGCGACGCGCGTGGCGAATCCGACCATGGCGGGGTCACCAACGCGCACGGACACCTCACGCTCCAGGGCGTGGCCCCCGGAGCCTACGTGGCGGAGGCGACGGTCAAGGAACGGGCCGTGGACGTGCAGGCCTCCCAACCGCTGGAGGTCCAGGCGGGAGCGGCGGCGTCCGCCACGCTGCGGCTGGAGGAAGGCCGGACCTTGAGAGGCGTCGTCGTGAGCCCCCGGGGCCTTCCGCTGCCCGGGGTCGCCGTCCGCGCGGAGCTCCTGGACGCGGATCGGCCCCGCTACCGCGGCGAGCCCTCCCACATGGGCGTGCCCCCCGATGGCGTCCGCACGGATGCCGAAGGCCGCTTCACCCTGCGCTCGCTGAGCGCGGCCCGCTACGTGCTCAACGTGAGACATCCGGGGCACGTCATCGACACCGCCCTGTCCCAGGGCACCACGCCTGGCGAGGACAAGACGGTGGTGGTGCGAGGCGACACGGAACAGGTCCGGCTGGTGCTGCGACGCATTCCACACGTGCGGGGCCAGGTCGTGGCGGAAGCCGGCACGACGCTGGAGGGGTTCGAGGTGAACGGAACCCGGTACACGAAGCCGGACGGCCGCTTCGACCAACCCCTGTACGAAGCCACCGGCCCGCAGCGGTTCGTGGTGCGCGCCAGGGGCTTCGCCACGGTGGATCGCACCGTCACGCCGGACGGGGAGAACGACGTGGACGTGGGCACGCTCACGCTGACGCGAGGGCGGACGGTGCGGGTGCGCCTGCGCGACGCCGCGACGGGCGAGCCCTTCAACGGACGCGTGCGCGGTGACTCCGGGCAATGGGCGACCATCGCCACCGGCTATCGGATCCATGGAGAAGGCGTCGCGGACGGACCGCCCTACCTGCCCGCCACCGGGGTGGTGCCACACACAGACGGCTCGTTGCTGCTGGAGCACCTGCCCACCACCGCGTTCACGCTCGAAGTGGACACCCAGCTCCATCTGCCGACGCGAGTGACGGTGGGCGAAGCGGAAGACAGCCTCACGCTCTCACTCGACTCCGGTGCGCGCGTGACGAGCCACATCCGAGACGCGCGAGGACAACCCGTCGCGGCCCGGCTCACCTTCACGCGCTCGGACGGCCTGACGCTTCAACGCCATCCCAGCGCCGGAGACTTCACCGTCCGGACCCTTCCTCCAGGGCTCTACACGGTGAATGCCTGGATGGAGGAGGGGCCTCGCGACACCGTCTTCCCTGCCCGCACCGTGCGGATTCCGCCCAGCGGCGACGTCACCCTCACCTTCGACGCCCTGGGCACTGGAGCCACCGTCACGCTGCGGCTGCCGGAAGACGTCGGCACGGCGTTCCTGCTGCCCGGCCAGCCACCCGCGCCCGACAGCGCCGGGGCCTTCGAACACCTGAGCCTCCAGCAACACCCCGGCGAGGAATGGACCCGCACGTCCGTCACGTTCCGCCGCGTCCCCTCGGGCCACTACACCGTCATCGCGGCCAACCGGGACAAGGACCGCATCCATCGCGAGGAACTGGACGTGCCCGCTGAAGGCACGCTGTCCCGCGACGTGAAGCCGGTGTGGAGGCCTCTGGCGCGCTGA
- a CDS encoding carboxypeptidase-like regulatory domain-containing protein, producing the protein MLVLGLGVAVVSFREPRGPDAASNPRARDAETPHARARFAPLLAPHAQGSLRITGVVRDAQGPVAGVQVSASRVDADTLSERSCPKTPPGHDHSPGRMRPGDCCFLEMASEYARLVEAREGEAPVLAQTVTEDDGTFVLEGLPTGAVTLWALGDTGAAVQPDIPAGGDNVTLTLEDGVSFSGTVVEALTRAPLPGARVTLIHEAGSRFFDALADARGRFRVGPLPPGRYLRVASAQGCQTKAFRENVWLDVDVDVTLALRRQHRLEGVVLTPEGLPASGLDVHLTPSEEEGATTTMRSDEQGRFVFEDVPAIPHELWTREDTAHAQASGTPPGKVVLRMMRFGFMEGTVRDEQHRPLAGVRVRAQGHPPGDLPDPEVLTDEAGRYRLGPLMNHSVDLFVQREHYLDRREKIRLGADHPGPWDFTLMRAMLLEGQVVDPRGLPLAGAQVRLDLPRDIPGRVRDLGDLMEPAVESDATGHFTVDSANPGPSELTVAAPGFRVVRIPVEVPSTGVRVGMSRGASVSGTVMDAAGRPLSNVDVRLWSTEPLSGDPYDTSVDARGAFSLEGLEAGHYVLEARLRTPGIEHTVSQPVDLEERTQATVTVRFEEGRTLQGMTVASDGRPMPGVRVQACLPLEDVPAWQAYAPACTVTGESGVLSGPDGRFVFKHLTAPAYQLIAWKEGHAFAPSRSRGGTPDTSALRVTPEQGDVRLVLEPRPRLRGQVVSDDGAPLPCEVREQGDWVRVPDGTFNLPLPDDGARALTVRAKGFFNLKRKFVVKPEGDIDLGTLRMIRSRTVRFIVLDEATRAPLAGIRVRITPAWDESFASISDLLFHIGPLDAEGSVELEGLPFQAATFSVTVEGAPEQEERTVFVDAVQQTVTVMLPEPKR; encoded by the coding sequence GTGCTCGTCCTCGGACTGGGCGTGGCCGTGGTGTCCTTCCGGGAGCCACGAGGCCCGGACGCCGCCTCGAATCCGCGTGCTCGCGATGCGGAGACACCGCACGCCAGAGCGCGCTTCGCCCCGCTGTTGGCTCCGCATGCGCAAGGCTCGCTGCGCATCACCGGCGTCGTGCGGGATGCGCAAGGTCCCGTCGCGGGCGTGCAGGTGTCCGCGTCCCGCGTGGATGCGGACACGCTGTCGGAGCGCTCCTGTCCGAAGACACCTCCGGGCCATGACCACTCCCCAGGACGGATGCGACCGGGGGACTGCTGCTTCCTGGAGATGGCGTCGGAATACGCGCGCCTGGTGGAGGCACGCGAGGGCGAAGCGCCCGTGCTCGCCCAGACGGTGACGGAGGACGACGGGACGTTCGTGCTCGAGGGCCTGCCCACCGGCGCTGTCACGCTCTGGGCCCTGGGGGACACGGGCGCGGCCGTGCAGCCGGACATCCCAGCCGGCGGGGACAACGTGACGCTGACGCTGGAGGACGGCGTCTCCTTCTCCGGCACGGTGGTGGAGGCGCTCACGAGGGCCCCCCTTCCCGGCGCGCGGGTGACGTTGATTCACGAAGCCGGGTCCCGATTCTTCGATGCGCTCGCGGATGCCCGGGGACGCTTCCGCGTCGGTCCCCTGCCCCCGGGCCGCTACCTGCGGGTCGCGAGCGCGCAGGGATGCCAGACGAAGGCCTTCCGCGAGAACGTCTGGCTCGATGTGGACGTGGACGTGACGCTGGCGCTTCGACGGCAGCACCGGCTCGAAGGCGTGGTGCTGACCCCCGAGGGCCTCCCCGCGAGCGGCCTGGACGTCCACCTGACGCCCTCCGAAGAGGAGGGCGCCACCACCACCATGCGAAGCGATGAGCAGGGCCGGTTCGTCTTCGAGGACGTCCCCGCCATCCCGCACGAGCTCTGGACCCGGGAGGACACCGCCCATGCGCAGGCCTCGGGGACACCTCCCGGGAAGGTGGTCCTCCGGATGATGCGCTTCGGGTTCATGGAGGGGACCGTGCGGGACGAGCAGCACAGGCCACTCGCGGGCGTGCGCGTGCGCGCGCAGGGCCACCCACCGGGTGACCTGCCGGATCCAGAGGTGCTGACGGATGAGGCAGGCCGCTATCGGTTGGGGCCTCTGATGAATCACTCCGTCGATCTTTTTGTGCAGCGGGAGCACTACCTCGACAGGCGAGAGAAGATCCGCCTGGGCGCTGACCACCCGGGCCCGTGGGACTTCACGCTCATGCGGGCCATGCTGCTCGAAGGCCAGGTGGTCGACCCGCGGGGCCTGCCGCTCGCGGGGGCGCAGGTGAGGCTCGACTTGCCCCGCGACATTCCGGGACGCGTCCGGGACCTGGGCGACCTCATGGAGCCGGCCGTCGAGTCGGACGCGACAGGCCACTTCACCGTGGACAGCGCGAATCCGGGGCCCAGCGAGCTCACCGTCGCGGCCCCGGGGTTCCGCGTCGTGCGGATTCCCGTGGAGGTCCCTTCGACAGGGGTCCGGGTGGGGATGAGCCGCGGTGCTTCGGTCTCCGGCACGGTCATGGATGCGGCCGGGCGTCCCCTGTCCAACGTGGACGTGCGGCTCTGGAGCACCGAGCCGCTGAGTGGAGACCCCTACGACACCTCCGTGGACGCACGGGGCGCCTTCTCGCTGGAAGGGCTGGAGGCAGGGCACTACGTCCTGGAGGCCCGGCTGCGGACGCCCGGCATCGAGCACACCGTGTCGCAGCCCGTGGACCTGGAGGAGCGGACGCAGGCCACCGTGACCGTGCGTTTCGAGGAGGGGCGCACGCTGCAGGGGATGACGGTCGCCAGCGATGGACGGCCGATGCCCGGCGTGCGCGTCCAGGCCTGCCTCCCCCTGGAGGACGTCCCCGCGTGGCAGGCCTACGCCCCCGCCTGCACCGTCACGGGAGAGAGCGGCGTCCTCTCCGGACCGGATGGCCGCTTCGTCTTCAAGCACCTGACAGCCCCGGCCTACCAGCTCATCGCCTGGAAGGAAGGCCATGCCTTCGCGCCGTCGCGTTCGCGGGGAGGAACGCCTGACACCTCCGCCCTGCGGGTCACGCCGGAACAGGGAGACGTCCGGTTGGTCCTGGAGCCAAGACCCCGCCTGCGAGGGCAGGTCGTGAGCGATGACGGGGCACCGCTGCCCTGCGAGGTCCGGGAACAGGGTGACTGGGTGCGGGTCCCGGACGGGACGTTCAATCTCCCGCTGCCAGACGATGGAGCCAGGGCGCTCACGGTGAGGGCGAAGGGCTTCTTCAACCTCAAGCGGAAGTTCGTCGTGAAGCCTGAAGGGGATATCGACCTGGGCACGCTGCGGATGATCCGGAGCCGCACGGTGCGCTTCATCGTCTTGGATGAAGCGACACGCGCGCCGCTGGCGGGCATCCGCGTCAGGATCACTCCGGCATGGGATGAGTCGTTCGCCAGCATCTCGGATCTTCTCTTCCACATCGGGCCCCTCGACGCGGAAGGAAGCGTGGAGTTGGAGGGACTGCCCTTCCAGGCCGCCACCTTCTCCGTCACGGTGGAGGGGGCGCCGGAGCAGGAAGAACGAACGGTGTTCGTGGATGCGGTCCAGCAGACCGTCACGGTGATGCTCCCCGAACCGAAACGCTGA